One window of the Pedobacter ginsengisoli genome contains the following:
- a CDS encoding cbb3-type cytochrome c oxidase subunit I, whose translation MIKACLLINVGLVLASTRVSFTSVLLCVSFFVLLITLVAAVFIYNRINATSELYKKRNSAEKASLLQQHLYTFNSSQIEAFQKYLRRKLKASVKMTNSGLLSLCMIIFLMFCSKPGFSQSTKATGSFWADGGVIITVILILIPILAGIWLMMVKVNNIFRQYQDKQRLQEASELARWIDEADSQDLQELLSKRKKALDYTLKHNELSGEIAAEDDKGLLHQIQSDPGLPVVSLKKRALKRPGVDPRLSKLILWYLGAATCWLLFGTTVGEYLGIKFVAPDADQLSWLSFGRLRPVHTNAVFWGWASLGMIGLGLYVVPRVGNAPLASLKLGWYSFWLINTAVIIGSLCLMAGINNGGGEYREYTWPVMLFFGLGVIFTLINFMQTVARRTTKEIYISNWYIIAAVIFVIVIAFVAYVPFWQDGLGETIIQGYYMHQGVGMWFMLFTLGIVYYFLPQQLNKPIYSYSLGILAFWTQILFYTVIGTHHFVFSSIPWSLQTVAILGSMGMVIPVAAGTTNFIMTFKGAWHKVPSSYTLPFFIVGIIFYFTGSLQGTAEAFRSTNLIWHFTDFTVAHSHLTMYGIICFFLWAGIYALVPRLTGKEAPQITVGAHFWLALIGLMFYTIPLMYGSTLKGLMWMDGKPFIDSVVFMAPYWLWRAIGGSLMWLSHLFFAYNFYKMLKGSNQTIDVAEAAIKKLNQSDASTEKKF comes from the coding sequence ATGATTAAGGCGTGCCTCTTGATAAATGTCGGCTTAGTGTTGGCCTCTACACGCGTAAGTTTTACTTCAGTATTGCTGTGTGTCTCCTTTTTTGTTCTATTGATCACTTTGGTGGCTGCAGTTTTTATCTACAACCGGATTAATGCGACAAGTGAACTCTATAAAAAGAGAAACTCAGCGGAGAAAGCGTCTTTGCTACAACAACATCTATATACATTTAATAGTAGTCAGATTGAAGCCTTTCAGAAATATTTGAGAAGAAAACTGAAAGCTTCAGTTAAAATGACCAACTCAGGATTATTAAGTCTTTGTATGATTATTTTTTTAATGTTTTGTAGTAAACCTGGATTTTCTCAAAGCACAAAAGCTACTGGTTCTTTTTGGGCTGATGGAGGGGTGATCATTACCGTGATTTTGATATTAATACCAATACTGGCTGGAATATGGCTGATGATGGTTAAAGTGAATAACATATTCCGCCAGTATCAGGATAAACAGCGTTTACAGGAAGCCTCTGAATTGGCCAGATGGATTGATGAGGCAGACTCCCAGGACTTGCAAGAGCTACTGAGTAAACGCAAAAAGGCGCTCGATTATACTTTAAAGCATAATGAATTATCTGGAGAAATAGCTGCTGAAGATGATAAAGGGTTGCTGCATCAAATACAAAGTGATCCGGGATTACCTGTTGTATCTCTGAAGAAAAGAGCCTTAAAAAGGCCCGGTGTTGACCCCCGGTTGTCAAAACTCATCTTATGGTATCTGGGTGCCGCTACATGCTGGCTTTTGTTCGGAACTACTGTTGGAGAATACCTGGGGATAAAATTTGTTGCGCCGGATGCAGATCAGTTAAGTTGGTTGAGTTTCGGCCGCTTGCGCCCGGTACACACCAATGCCGTATTCTGGGGCTGGGCATCTTTGGGTATGATCGGACTCGGCTTGTATGTGGTTCCAAGGGTTGGCAATGCGCCACTTGCGAGTCTCAAACTAGGCTGGTATAGCTTTTGGCTTATTAATACAGCAGTAATTATCGGGAGTTTATGTCTTATGGCCGGAATTAACAATGGAGGGGGCGAATACAGAGAGTACACCTGGCCGGTAATGCTCTTTTTTGGTTTGGGTGTCATTTTTACCTTAATCAACTTTATGCAGACTGTTGCCAGAAGGACTACTAAAGAAATTTATATTTCCAACTGGTACATCATTGCAGCTGTCATTTTTGTCATCGTCATTGCTTTTGTAGCTTATGTCCCCTTCTGGCAGGATGGATTGGGCGAGACCATTATACAAGGCTATTATATGCACCAGGGTGTAGGGATGTGGTTTATGCTCTTTACCCTGGGCATTGTTTATTATTTCCTGCCTCAGCAATTAAACAAACCCATTTATTCTTACAGCCTCGGTATTCTCGCGTTTTGGACGCAGATCTTGTTTTACACGGTGATTGGGACACATCACTTTGTATTTAGTTCTATCCCTTGGTCATTACAGACAGTAGCCATTTTAGGAAGTATGGGCATGGTTATCCCAGTGGCGGCTGGTACAACCAATTTTATCATGACCTTTAAGGGAGCATGGCACAAGGTGCCTTCGAGCTATACGCTTCCTTTTTTTATCGTTGGGATTATCTTTTACTTTACCGGTTCCTTACAGGGTACTGCAGAAGCTTTTCGTTCCACAAACCTGATTTGGCATTTCACTGACTTTACTGTAGCCCATTCGCACTTAACCATGTATGGGATCATCTGTTTCTTCCTTTGGGCAGGTATTTACGCGCTTGTTCCAAGGTTAACTGGAAAAGAAGCACCCCAGATTACCGTTGGTGCACATTTTTGGCTGGCTTTAATCGGTTTGATGTTTTATACCATTCCATTGATGTACGGAAGCACATTGAAAGGATTAATGTGGATGGATGGTAAACCATTTATAGACAGTGTGGTGTTTATGGCTCCGTATTGGTTATGGCGGGCCATAGGCGGAAGCCTGATGTGGTTGTCACATTTGTTCTTTGCCTATAATTTCTACAAAATGCTAAAAGGAAGTAATCAAACCATTGATGTTGCAGAAGCGGCTATAAAAAAGTTGAATCAATCGGATGCCTCAACAGAAAAAAAGTTTTAA
- a CDS encoding YoaK family protein, giving the protein MLRHTGQKRSFSHNLRLAILLGLNAGFINGAGFMAFRILTTNVTGHAALFAVNLAETHFREAGIVALWLLLFLTGAFVSGICIEIVGREKPSAYVLPIGVILLILTIVIIYGHGYNGSLHQTEYLAGSLLFAMGMQNALVSVISGSVVRTTHLTGMFTDLGTDLSTVVIRREQSTVRLKRLILLRIVVISTFLFGGVMGTFLFLRVQFNAFLFPVLLLVMVLLYDYFRFQLLRLMRRYK; this is encoded by the coding sequence ATGCTTAGACATACAGGACAAAAAAGAAGCTTTAGTCACAACCTCAGGCTGGCTATCCTTCTAGGGCTCAATGCAGGGTTTATTAACGGTGCAGGCTTTATGGCCTTCCGTATATTAACAACAAATGTAACAGGACATGCTGCATTATTTGCCGTAAATCTGGCTGAAACACATTTCAGAGAAGCTGGTATCGTTGCACTTTGGTTATTGTTATTTTTAACCGGGGCATTTGTTTCGGGAATCTGCATCGAAATAGTGGGCAGAGAAAAACCATCAGCCTATGTCCTTCCAATAGGTGTCATCCTATTGATACTAACCATTGTCATCATTTACGGCCATGGCTATAATGGCTCCCTGCACCAGACGGAATACTTAGCAGGTAGTTTACTGTTTGCCATGGGAATGCAGAATGCACTGGTCTCGGTAATCTCAGGTTCTGTGGTCAGAACCACCCATCTTACGGGGATGTTTACTGATTTGGGGACAGATCTCTCTACAGTGGTGATCCGGCGAGAGCAATCAACTGTAAGATTAAAACGGCTTATCTTACTCAGGATAGTCGTCATTTCTACCTTTCTCTTTGGCGGAGTAATGGGCACATTTTTATTCCTTCGGGTTCAGTTTAATGCTTTTCTATTTCCTGTACTACTTTTAGTGATGGTGTTACTTTATGACTATTTCCGTTTTCAACTCCTGCGTTTGATGCGCCGTTATAAATAG
- a CDS encoding cytochrome C: protein MEEKSKVFIFIDHELKPIAELISPVNFELDTSKLVDGKHVLRIVSKDPTGKEGIRLIPFEVRNGPAIAIEGIQENAVVDGIVPIMINAYGKGNQKNFLIVGSETPQSIPFWIFILLILFVGWAIYYLVTSSSVKLFI, encoded by the coding sequence ATGGAAGAGAAAAGCAAAGTGTTCATATTTATTGACCACGAGCTTAAGCCGATAGCGGAGTTAATTTCTCCGGTCAACTTTGAACTGGATACCTCAAAATTGGTTGACGGTAAACATGTCCTTAGAATTGTAAGTAAGGATCCAACAGGCAAGGAAGGAATCAGGCTGATTCCTTTTGAAGTGAGGAATGGGCCAGCCATTGCGATAGAAGGAATCCAGGAAAATGCGGTTGTTGATGGCATTGTACCCATCATGATCAATGCCTATGGCAAAGGCAATCAAAAAAACTTTTTAATTGTTGGAAGTGAAACGCCACAAAGTATTCCATTTTGGATATTTATTTTATTAATTCTTTTTGTGGGGTGGGCCATTTATTACCTGGTTACTTCTTCATCTGTAAAATTATTTATATGA
- a CDS encoding c-type cytochrome has protein sequence MLYTNNCQSCHQANGEGLKGAFPALKGSKVVLDENAELMVNIIMNGYSARESEGFGSMPAVGTNNRLKPEEIAAIMNHEKTSWGNSAKKVTTEQVKKLMDVVKVKAAK, from the coding sequence ATGTTGTACACCAATAATTGTCAGAGTTGTCATCAGGCCAATGGAGAGGGGTTAAAAGGGGCTTTCCCTGCATTGAAAGGGAGTAAAGTTGTACTTGACGAGAATGCAGAACTGATGGTGAACATCATAATGAATGGTTATAGTGCAAGGGAAAGTGAAGGTTTTGGTTCAATGCCAGCAGTTGGAACCAATAACAGGTTGAAGCCTGAGGAGATTGCTGCGATTATGAATCATGAAAAAACGAGTTGGGGGAATTCAGCTAAAAAGGTGACAACCGAACAGGTGAAAAAATTAATGGATGTGGTAAAAGTTAAAGCTGCCAAATGA
- a CDS encoding helix-turn-helix domain-containing protein, whose translation MSLIASLPEIDKSSSAVYVMHERSEKHIPMHKHTKGQLSYVEGGLAYVHIKNQILVIPARHYFWIPQGMEHILRVGNSATVLRSLFFYAFDDDKDPFYTRVGIYPINDLLLQMLKYTEKWEGPVNVGDPRYQFLETIKNILPANSTRALPIALPFTENERMQMILKYMDANIADTHTMLSIGNKFGLSARSLSRLFQTTLGISFLQYLKLLRIVKSLEMILQTDKSLSEIAYAIGYQSLSAFSNSFYQFTRVRPSDFKSY comes from the coding sequence ATGAGTTTAATAGCCTCTTTACCCGAAATCGATAAATCTTCAAGTGCAGTTTATGTCATGCACGAAAGATCTGAAAAGCATATTCCTATGCATAAACATACCAAAGGACAACTTTCTTATGTAGAAGGCGGGCTCGCTTATGTTCATATTAAAAACCAGATACTGGTGATCCCGGCCAGACATTATTTCTGGATTCCTCAGGGAATGGAACACATATTAAGAGTCGGAAATTCGGCAACAGTACTTAGGTCTTTGTTCTTTTATGCCTTTGATGATGATAAGGATCCTTTTTACACAAGAGTAGGAATTTATCCCATTAATGATCTTTTACTTCAAATGCTTAAGTACACCGAAAAATGGGAAGGCCCGGTAAATGTAGGTGATCCAAGATACCAGTTCCTGGAAACCATTAAGAACATTTTACCTGCAAACAGCACCAGAGCATTGCCCATAGCCCTACCCTTTACAGAGAACGAGCGCATGCAGATGATTTTGAAATATATGGATGCCAATATAGCAGACACACATACGATGCTGAGCATTGGCAATAAATTCGGGCTTAGCGCGCGCTCCTTATCAAGGCTTTTCCAGACTACTTTAGGCATCTCCTTTCTTCAGTATCTGAAGCTTTTAAGAATTGTAAAAAGCTTAGAAATGATCCTGCAAACTGATAAATCGCTGAGCGAAATTGCTTACGCTATTGGCTACCAAAGTCTTTCAGCTTTCAGCAATTCCTTTTATCAATTTACCAGAGTTCGCCCATCTGACTTTAAATCTTATTAG
- a CDS encoding group III truncated hemoglobin codes for MKTDINNFEDIVWLVDSFYSKVQSDDLIGPVFDAVIDDWEPHLEKMYKFWNAALFGIAGFKGNPFARHEPLSLGKAHFDRWLVLFHKTIDEKYAGAMAALAKKKAELMAEMFLNRIQNMKGGTDTVIV; via the coding sequence ATGAAAACGGACATTAATAATTTTGAAGATATCGTATGGCTTGTAGATTCATTTTACAGCAAGGTACAGTCAGATGACCTGATAGGGCCCGTGTTTGATGCGGTAATTGATGATTGGGAACCCCATCTGGAAAAGATGTATAAATTCTGGAATGCAGCGCTCTTTGGCATTGCTGGTTTTAAGGGCAATCCGTTTGCCAGGCATGAACCATTATCACTTGGTAAAGCACATTTTGACCGTTGGTTGGTTCTATTCCATAAAACTATTGACGAAAAGTATGCCGGAGCAATGGCTGCTTTAGCTAAAAAGAAAGCTGAACTGATGGCTGAGATGTTCTTGAACAGGATACAAAATATGAAAGGTGGAACAGATACGGTAATTGTATAA
- a CDS encoding Crp/Fnr family transcriptional regulator — protein MSLDGLFPIEKWLFSTRSVLNMLNERDYAFLIGRQDIQEYRKGETVFKEGMVPSGIYYIHSGKVKKYKKGATEKEQIIYVANRGELIGYHAVLSEERYQDSAAVLEDSSISFIPKEDFLEVLQRSPQFAISLLKALSHEFTVFANNISAFSDASAVERLAIALIVFREKSKAGLSQGVPIVINISRSDLAGIAGIAKENVIRLLKEFKSEGIISTQGRKIWIQDIEKLVKRSNRN, from the coding sequence ATGAGCTTAGATGGTCTGTTCCCAATAGAGAAATGGTTGTTCTCGACCCGCTCTGTCCTCAATATGCTCAATGAGCGGGATTATGCTTTTTTAATCGGGAGACAGGATATTCAGGAATACAGGAAAGGGGAAACGGTATTCAAGGAAGGAATGGTTCCTTCAGGAATATATTATATCCATTCCGGTAAAGTAAAAAAATATAAAAAGGGAGCTACTGAAAAGGAGCAGATCATTTATGTTGCCAATAGGGGGGAACTGATCGGATACCATGCGGTGTTATCTGAAGAACGGTATCAGGACTCAGCAGCTGTCCTTGAAGATAGTTCGATCAGCTTTATCCCGAAAGAAGATTTTCTTGAAGTTCTTCAGCGCTCTCCTCAATTTGCAATCAGTCTGTTAAAGGCCCTGAGTCACGAATTTACAGTATTCGCCAATAACATTTCCGCATTTTCGGATGCTTCAGCAGTGGAAAGACTTGCAATTGCCCTTATTGTATTCAGAGAAAAATCAAAGGCAGGCCTCTCTCAGGGAGTGCCTATTGTAATCAATATTTCAAGAAGTGATCTCGCTGGAATCGCCGGAATAGCTAAGGAAAATGTAATCAGGCTTTTGAAAGAATTTAAATCTGAGGGCATCATCAGCACGCAAGGCAGAAAAATATGGATACAGGATATTGAGAAACTCGTAAAACGCTCCAATAGAAATTAA
- a CDS encoding group III truncated hemoglobin, translating to MMEEKRKDIENETDVELLVNRFYTKVRNDALLDAVFAPVIKGNWDTHLKLMVDFWSTLLLYTRKYNADPLSKHLPLELSIAHFDRWIHLFNETVDESFVGEIAENAKKRALSIARIMKAVKGISDVEVDNQS from the coding sequence ATGATGGAAGAAAAACGAAAAGATATAGAGAACGAAACTGATGTGGAATTGCTGGTAAATAGGTTTTATACCAAAGTCAGAAACGATGCCCTTTTAGATGCTGTTTTTGCACCGGTTATTAAGGGGAATTGGGATACCCACCTGAAACTTATGGTGGATTTTTGGTCGACATTATTGTTGTATACCAGAAAGTATAATGCAGACCCATTATCTAAACATCTGCCACTTGAACTCTCTATAGCTCATTTTGACAGGTGGATTCACTTATTTAATGAAACAGTTGATGAGTCGTTTGTAGGTGAAATTGCTGAAAATGCAAAAAAGAGAGCCTTAAGTATCGCAAGAATCATGAAAGCAGTTAAAGGAATTTCAGATGTTGAAGTCGATAACCAGAGTTGA
- a CDS encoding uracil-DNA glycosylase family protein, which produces MDKLLRDIRNCKVCERYLELGANPIISASSKSKIVIIGQALGRIVHQTGIPWNDKSGDNLRSWLGVDKATFYNEDIFALMPMEFCFSVKGKSGDLPPRNDLAGKKQMASTRSTDDFKEPHYYGPIEIGDNFYRKMYKYQNHDYKRSFSTVSRVANGTDN; this is translated from the coding sequence ATGGACAAACTTTTAAGAGATATCAGAAATTGTAAAGTATGTGAACGTTATCTTGAATTAGGAGCTAATCCAATAATTTCGGCAAGTTCGAAAAGCAAAATTGTGATCATTGGCCAAGCGCTGGGTCGAATTGTCCATCAGACAGGTATTCCCTGGAACGATAAAAGTGGAGATAATTTAAGAAGCTGGTTAGGTGTGGATAAGGCAACCTTTTATAATGAAGATATTTTTGCCTTAATGCCCATGGAATTTTGCTTCTCCGTAAAGGGGAAATCGGGTGATCTCCCACCAAGAAATGATCTGGCAGGCAAAAAACAAATGGCTTCAACAAGAAGTACTGACGATTTTAAAGAACCACATTACTATGGTCCTATAGAAATTGGTGACAATTTTTATAGGAAAATGTATAAATATCAAAATCATGATTATAAAAGAAGTTTTAGCACAGTTAGCAGAGTCGCAAACGGGACCGATAATTAA
- a CDS encoding 2Fe-2S iron-sulfur cluster-binding protein, producing the protein MNFGNSHGLNNISLTVIWDGISYELQTFPNEYRSLMMLIFDRIGPEEFGVCLGMGKCGTCLVEVIQGHTLTDFDRNENTTLAKHGVNNLNIRMACQLLIDEQCNGMIVKIV; encoded by the coding sequence ATGAATTTTGGAAATAGTCATGGTTTAAACAACATTAGCTTAACTGTTATTTGGGATGGAATAAGTTATGAGCTACAAACCTTTCCCAATGAATACCGTAGTTTAATGATGCTGATTTTTGACCGGATAGGCCCTGAGGAATTTGGGGTATGTCTGGGGATGGGAAAATGCGGTACTTGTCTGGTCGAAGTTATTCAAGGTCATACTTTAACTGATTTCGATAGAAATGAAAATACGACACTTGCTAAACACGGTGTCAATAACCTTAACATACGCATGGCGTGTCAGTTATTGATAGATGAACAGTGTAATGGAATGATTGTTAAAATAGTCTAA
- a CDS encoding hemerythrin domain-containing protein, with amino-acid sequence MKNQPIKRSEDMKLLSRDHHFGLLFSWKIKQGMAKKVATIRMKSYLNFFWHQHLKDHFLDEEVLLFNRFDPEQLCVQAKKDHQQIINFIDAVNSADHGDYMVYERLITFLNDHIRFEERIVFPYLENVLSESTLNGIGYFLEKQHHEFIDNYPDEFWK; translated from the coding sequence ATGAAAAATCAACCTATAAAACGCAGTGAAGATATGAAGCTGCTGTCCAGAGACCACCATTTTGGTTTACTGTTTTCCTGGAAGATAAAACAGGGAATGGCAAAAAAGGTAGCTACCATTAGGATGAAGAGTTACCTTAATTTTTTCTGGCATCAGCATTTGAAAGATCATTTTCTGGATGAGGAAGTTTTGTTATTTAATCGGTTCGACCCGGAACAACTATGTGTACAGGCAAAAAAGGATCATCAACAGATCATTAACTTCATAGATGCTGTGAATTCCGCTGACCATGGAGACTATATGGTATACGAAAGACTGATCACTTTTCTTAATGACCATATCCGCTTTGAAGAAAGAATAGTTTTTCCATATTTGGAAAACGTGTTATCTGAGTCGACCTTAAATGGTATTGGATATTTTCTGGAAAAACAACATCATGAATTCATAGACAATTATCCGGATGAATTTTGGAAATAG
- the hmpA gene encoding NO-inducible flavohemoprotein: MNIKQEQLISATVPVLRENGVLLTTHFYNRMFTHNPELKNMFNMGNQESGKQQTALAMAVLAYAENIANPGVLMPVVDRIGHKHVSLDIRPEHYQIVGRHLIASIQEVLGAAATPDILEAWTVAYQQLATLMSGHETKLYEQKATQKDGWTGWRPFFVGKKTVESAEITSFYLYPADGGKVMPHIPGQYISIRVFLPELSLYQSRQYSVSSTPTHDYYRISVKMEKGLQLDTDGKISNYLHNFIQEGNKVDLTAPAGNFTLTEDLDAPVVLISGGVGLTPMMSMLQNLVEKEYSHSITWLHGCRSRKVHAFKAELDEITKVNEQVSQYIFYDLLTAVDEQEGVLEGFLDINKIASLPQFPGTRYYVCGPSAFIQKQFKDLVAKGIEKESILFEEFGPALLQLN, encoded by the coding sequence ATGAACATCAAACAAGAACAATTGATTAGCGCTACAGTACCGGTACTGAGAGAGAATGGAGTATTATTAACCACACACTTCTACAACAGAATGTTTACACACAATCCTGAACTTAAAAACATGTTTAATATGGGTAATCAGGAGAGTGGGAAACAACAAACGGCTTTAGCTATGGCTGTGCTGGCTTATGCGGAGAACATTGCAAATCCAGGCGTATTAATGCCTGTTGTAGACAGGATTGGGCATAAACATGTGAGTTTAGATATCAGACCTGAGCATTATCAAATTGTTGGACGCCACTTAATTGCTTCGATACAGGAGGTTTTAGGAGCGGCCGCAACCCCAGATATTTTAGAGGCCTGGACAGTAGCTTATCAACAGCTGGCAACACTGATGTCAGGACATGAAACAAAATTATATGAACAAAAAGCAACACAGAAGGATGGCTGGACAGGTTGGAGACCGTTTTTTGTTGGAAAAAAAACAGTAGAGTCGGCAGAAATAACCTCTTTTTACCTTTATCCGGCTGATGGAGGAAAGGTAATGCCTCATATACCTGGTCAATACATCAGTATCCGTGTGTTTTTGCCAGAATTGAGTTTGTATCAATCACGTCAATACAGTGTTTCAAGTACGCCAACTCATGATTATTACCGCATCTCGGTAAAAATGGAAAAAGGACTTCAGCTGGATACCGATGGAAAGATCAGTAATTACCTCCATAATTTTATTCAGGAAGGGAATAAAGTTGACCTTACTGCTCCGGCTGGTAACTTCACATTAACCGAGGATTTAGACGCTCCTGTAGTATTGATTAGCGGAGGTGTAGGTTTAACACCTATGATGAGTATGTTGCAGAATTTAGTTGAAAAAGAATATAGCCATTCTATTACCTGGTTGCATGGATGCAGAAGCCGTAAGGTTCATGCTTTTAAAGCAGAGTTAGACGAAATTACAAAGGTAAATGAGCAGGTAAGCCAATATATTTTTTATGATCTTTTAACGGCAGTGGATGAACAGGAAGGCGTATTGGAAGGATTTCTGGATATCAATAAAATAGCTTCCCTACCTCAGTTTCCTGGAACAAGATACTATGTGTGCGGGCCCTCAGCATTTATTCAAAAGCAATTCAAGGACCTTGTTGCCAAAGGAATTGAAAAGGAGTCAATTCTATTCGAAGAATTCGGACCAGCCCTGCTTCAATTGAATTAA
- a CDS encoding RrF2 family transcriptional regulator translates to MLMGVFSKTCEYAIRSVFFIAHRTTLGNRVGIKEIANGIDSPEHFLAKILQDLSRRGIVQSAKGPNGGFYIDERGLKRPLSEVVEAVDGKSIFTGCGLGLAYCSETSPCPLHNEFKAIRNQLKDLLEQTTIADFSESLNLGITKLKK, encoded by the coding sequence ATGCTTATGGGAGTCTTTTCAAAAACATGTGAATATGCTATACGCTCGGTTTTTTTTATCGCGCACCGTACGACTTTGGGCAATAGGGTTGGGATAAAAGAAATTGCTAATGGCATTGATTCTCCTGAACATTTTCTGGCCAAAATCCTACAGGATCTGAGTAGAAGAGGTATAGTGCAATCGGCTAAAGGTCCTAATGGTGGTTTTTACATAGATGAACGTGGACTTAAACGACCTTTATCAGAGGTAGTGGAAGCAGTTGATGGAAAGAGTATTTTTACCGGATGTGGTTTAGGTCTTGCTTATTGTTCTGAAACAAGCCCTTGCCCATTGCACAATGAATTTAAAGCCATTCGTAACCAATTGAAAGATTTATTGGAGCAAACAACCATTGCTGATTTTAGTGAAAGTCTGAATCTGGGTATTACTAAACTGAAGAAATAA
- a CDS encoding SAM-dependent methyltransferase, with the protein MDTVRLSITSYLDDEHYDSQLSPRMRRLSQLHWSPLEVIRAAAGFLCDKPGSKVIDIGSGIGKFCITAAQHYPDCDFYGIEQRKDLHGIALLSRQNSSVVSNTHFIHGDFTELDYNNYDGIYFFNSFAENLCTFGRIDNSVQYSPSLYNYYANYFYKILENKENGTRLVTYHGNDGDLPSSYQLIDSSFNNYLKMYIKSDPSHS; encoded by the coding sequence ATGGATACAGTGCGCCTTTCCATCACATCTTACCTTGACGACGAACACTATGACAGTCAGCTCTCCCCAAGAATGAGAAGGCTTTCCCAGCTACATTGGAGCCCGCTGGAAGTAATCAGGGCTGCTGCCGGTTTTTTATGTGACAAACCGGGCAGTAAGGTCATCGATATTGGCAGCGGTATCGGGAAATTTTGTATTACTGCTGCACAGCATTATCCTGACTGCGATTTCTATGGTATTGAGCAGCGTAAAGATCTTCATGGAATTGCATTGTTATCCAGGCAGAATAGCTCGGTAGTATCCAATACGCATTTCATACATGGCGATTTCACTGAGCTCGACTACAACAATTATGATGGAATTTACTTTTTCAATTCCTTTGCCGAAAACCTCTGTACCTTTGGCCGGATTGATAACTCCGTGCAGTATTCTCCAAGCTTATATAACTATTACGCCAACTACTTTTACAAGATCCTGGAGAATAAGGAAAATGGGACGCGGCTGGTCACTTATCACGGAAATGATGGGGATCTTCCCTCAAGCTATCAGTTAATTGACTCCAGCTTTAACAATTACCTTAAAATGTACATCAAGAGTGACCCATCCCATTCCTAA